Below is a window of Gemmatimonadota bacterium DNA.
ACGTTCTCCTTGATGAGGTGCATGGGCACGTGCCCCGGCCCCTCGATCATCACCTGGCAGTCGCGCTCCCAGGCGATCGTGGTCAGCTCGCCGAGCGTCTCCAGCTCGGCGAACTGGGCCTCGTCGTTGGCGTCGGCCTGGCAGCCGGGCCGGAGCCCGTCTCCCAGCGAGAAGGCCACGTCGTAGGCGGACATGATCTCGCAGATCTCGCGGAAGCGCGTGTACAGGAAGCTCTCCTGGTGGTGCGCCAGGCACCACTTGGCGATGATCGAGCCGCCGCGCGAGACGATGCCCGTCACGCGATTCGCGGTGAGCGGGATATAGCGCAGCAGCACGCCGGCGTGCACGGTGAAGTAGTCCACGCCCTGCTCGGCCTGCTCGATGAGCGTGTCCCGATAGATCTCCCAGCTCAGCTCCTCGGGCACGCCGCCCACCTTCTCCAGCGCCTGGTAGATGGGCACAGTGCCCACGGGCACGGGCGAGTTGCGCAGGATCCACTCGCGTGTCTCGTGGATGTTCTTGCCCGTCGACAGGTCCATGATCGTGTCCGCGCCCCAGAGCGTGGCCCAGCGCATCTTCTCCACCTCCTCCTCGATGGAGGAGGCCACGACCGAGTTCCCGATGTTGGCGTTGATCTTCACCTTGAAGCGCCGGCCAATGATCATGGGCTCGGACTCGGGGTGGTTGATGTTGGCCGGGAGGATCGCCCGCCCCCGCGCCACCTCCGAGCGCA
It encodes the following:
- a CDS encoding phosphomethylpyrimidine synthase ThiC; translation: MSPRTATREAGKLGAGPVPVATTFDDAYPRSRKVYLEGRQGIRVPMREISLSGGEPPLRVYDTSGPQGIDVRRGLPPLRREWILGRRDVEEVPPAYRLIPEAATRGRGDTATGTTSLAASPRRRVAASWAKGGEAGIPPTLRRPVLRARPRAAVTQMHYARRGEITPEMEFVGLREGLEAELVRSEVARGRAILPANINHPESEPMIIGRRFKVKINANIGNSVVASSIEEEVEKMRWATLWGADTIMDLSTGKNIHETREWILRNSPVPVGTVPIYQALEKVGGVPEELSWEIYRDTLIEQAEQGVDYFTVHAGVLLRYIPLTANRVTGIVSRGGSIIAKWCLAHHQESFLYTRFREICEIMSAYDVAFSLGDGLRPGCQADANDEAQFAELETLGELTTIAWERDCQVMIEGPGHVPMHLIKENV